A part of Sander vitreus isolate 19-12246 chromosome 8, sanVit1, whole genome shotgun sequence genomic DNA contains:
- the sema3e gene encoding semaphorin-3E isoform X2, protein MRMAECIRTVYLTLMLLYLVLLGTAHTAHSIYPRIRLSYKELWQLNRTWVFQGHGASLQPQTMLLDEGHERLYVGAKNTLFSLSLDRVNTHHREIQWASTESQIQECLMKGRDKSECANYIKVLQQYNQTHLLVCGTGAFNPICVLVRVGHTGQDRFAIEEDSIMSGRGRCPYDPNSPCTSTLSRGELYIGLYTDYWENDGAFCRLNNQTYTRTERDDRQQLNEPKFVGSAVIPDNDDRDDDKVYFFFTEREIDAEGVNKAVYTRVGRVCANDQGGQRMLVNRWSSFLKTRLICSVAGPNGIDTHFDELEDVFVLKNKDGKNPQVFGLFSTTSAVFKGYAVCVYHMDDIRAAFNGPFAYRERPEHHWTPYDDRVPYPRPGSCASKVNSGGFSSSKEFPDEVLRFVRSHPVMYRPVLPQHRRPVLLQTEPGRRKLTQIAVDRVQAQDGHYHVLYIGTDDSVLLKVITIYNKDTDTMEEVLLEELQVFKVPAPIREIIISPKRQQLYVGSEVGVAQVRLHQCDLYGSECADCCLARDPYCAWDGLTCSRYYPAGVYTKRRFRRQDVRHGNAVQLCNGLQIDDEQWHRGEERLVYGVESNSTLLECVPRSLQAKVLWFLQQDGEKHEVRGDERIIMTSHGLLFLRVRSSDAGVYVCQTVEHGYVHTLLRISLHVLRGERVESAIHRANDGDGEKAAPPCHSSMGHSPGPSISPRALVPSSVPGPHSRLWYKEFLQLIGYGDAQKVEEYCERVWCSDKKRKKTKRKYVPLGGEKKGKGRGEENSHRAPRHTLDT, encoded by the exons AGCTTTGGCAGCTGAACAGGACCTGGGTGTTCCAGGGACATGGAGCGTCTCTTCAGCCACAGACCATGCTTCTGGATGAGGGCCACGAGAGGCTTTATGTTGGGGCCAAGAATACTCTGTTCTCCCTTAGCCTGGACCGGGTcaacacacaccacagagaG attCAGTGGGCCAGTACAGAATCTCAGATCCAGGAGTGTTTGATGAAGGGAAGGGATAAG TCGGAGTGTGCTAACTACATCAAGGTTCTGCAACAGTACAACCAGACCCATTTGCTGGTCTGTGGAACAGGAGCCTTTAACCCCATTTGTGTCCTGGTCAGAGTGGGACACACAGGGCAG GACAGGTTTGCTATTGAAGAAGACAGTATCATGAGTGGCAGAGGACGCTGTCCATACGACCCCAACAGTCCATGCACGTCTACGCTCTCCA gAGGAGAGCTGTATATTGGCCTGTACACTGACTATTGGGAGAATGATGGTGCTTTTTGTCGACTTAACAACCAGACCTACACACgcactgagagagacgacaggCAGCAACTAAATG AACCTAAATTTGTGGGGTCAGCGGTTATTCCTGACAACGATGACAGGGATGATGATAAAGTTTACTTCTTCTTCACTGAACGAGAGATTGATGCTGAGGGAGTGAACAAGGCTGTGTACACTCGTGTGGGGCGAGTCTGTGCG AATGACCAAGGAGGACAGAGAATGCTCGTGAATAGATGGAGCTCCTTCCTGAAAACTCGTCTTATCTGCTCTGTGGCTGGACCAAATGGCATTGACACACACTTTGATGAACTTG aggATGTGTTTGTGCTCAAGAACAAGGATGGAAAAAATCCACAAGTCTTTGGCCTCTTTAGCACAACAAG TGCGGTGTTTAAAGGCTATGCAGTGTGTGTCTATCATATGGATGACATAAGAGCAGCCTTTAATGGTCCATTTGCATACCGAGAGAGACCTGAGCATCACTGGACACCATATGACGACAGAGTCCCCTACCCTCGACCTGGATCT TGTGCCAGTAAAGTGAACAGCGGTGGCTTCTCCAGCTCCAAGGAGTTTCCCGATGAGGTATTGCGGTTTGTGCGCTCTCATCCTGTGATGTACCGTCCAGTCCTTCCCCAGCACCGTAGACCTGTCCTTTTGcagacagagccaggcagaAGAAAGCTGACCCAGATCGCTGTGGACAGAGTCCAAGCCCAGGATGGACACTACCATGTTCTTTACATCGGCACTG ACGACTCAGTGCTGTTGAAAGTTATCACCATCTACAATAAAGACACAGACACTATGGAGGAGGTGCTGCTGGAAGAGCTGCAAGTATTCAAG GTGCCAGCACCAATAAGAGAGATCATAATCTCACCTAAAAGG CAACAGCTGTATGTCGGGTCAGAAGTGGGTGTGGCTCAGGTCAGACTGCATCAGTGTGACCTCTATGGCTCAGAATGTGCTGATTGTTGTCTGGCCAGAGACCCCTACTGTGCCTGGGATGGTCTAACCTGCTCCAGATACTACCCTGCTGGAGTTTACACCAAAAG ACGATTCAGGCGGCAGGATGTTCGCCATGGCAACGCTGTCCAGCTGTGCAATGGGCTGCAAATTGATG atgaacAATGGCACAGAGGTGAGGAGAGGCTGGTGTACGGTGTGGAGAGCAACAGCACTTTACTCGAGTGTGTCCCTAGATCACTCCAAGCAAAGGTACTCTGGTTCTTACAGCAAGACGGAGAGAAACATGAG GTTCGAGGTGATGAGCGGATTATCATGACCTCCCACGGGCTGCTGTTTTTACGAGTGAGAAGCTCGGATGCTGGTGTGTACGTGTGCCAGACTGTGGAACATGGATATGTGCACACATTATTACGCATCTCTCTACACGTGCTCAGAGGGGAGAGGGTGGAGTCAGCGATCCACAGGGCTAATGATGGGGATGGAGAGAAAGCTGCACCTCCATGCCACTCCTCTATGGGCCACTCACCAGGCCCCAGCATCAGCCCCAGGGCTCTGGTGCCATCCTCAGTCCCAGGCCCCCACTCCAGGCTGTGGTACAAAGAGTTTCTCCAGCTGATTGGCTACGGGGATGCCCAGAAAGTAGAGGAATACTGTGAGAGAGTGTGGTGCTCTGATAAAAAACGTAAAAAGACCAAAAGGAAGTATGTTCCTCTGGGTGGCGAGAAGAAAgggaaagggagaggagaggagaactcCCACCGAGCGCCCAGGCACACCTTGGACACCTGA
- the sema3e gene encoding semaphorin-3E isoform X1, which yields MRMAECIRTVYLTLMLLYLVLLGTAHTAHSIYPRIRLSYKELWQLNRTWVFQGHGASLQPQTMLLDEGHERLYVGAKNTLFSLSLDRVNTHHREIQWASTESQIQECLMKGRDKSECANYIKVLQQYNQTHLLVCGTGAFNPICVLVRVGHTGQDRFAIEEDSIMSGRGRCPYDPNSPCTSTLSRGELYIGLYTDYWENDGAFCRLNNQTYTRTERDDRQQLNEPKFVGSAVIPDNDDRDDDKVYFFFTEREIDAEGVNKAVYTRVGRVCANDQGGQRMLVNRWSSFLKTRLICSVAGPNGIDTHFDELEDVFVLKNKDGKNPQVFGLFSTTSAVFKGYAVCVYHMDDIRAAFNGPFAYRERPEHHWTPYDDRVPYPRPGSCASKVNSGGFSSSKEFPDEVLRFVRSHPVMYRPVLPQHRRPVLLQTEPGRRKLTQIAVDRVQAQDGHYHVLYIGTDDSVLLKVITIYNKDTDTMEEVLLEELQVFKVPAPIREIIISPKRQQLYVGSEVGVAQVRLHQCDLYGSECADCCLARDPYCAWDGLTCSRYYPAGVYTKSRRFRRQDVRHGNAVQLCNGLQIDDEQWHRGEERLVYGVESNSTLLECVPRSLQAKVLWFLQQDGEKHEVRGDERIIMTSHGLLFLRVRSSDAGVYVCQTVEHGYVHTLLRISLHVLRGERVESAIHRANDGDGEKAAPPCHSSMGHSPGPSISPRALVPSSVPGPHSRLWYKEFLQLIGYGDAQKVEEYCERVWCSDKKRKKTKRKYVPLGGEKKGKGRGEENSHRAPRHTLDT from the exons AGCTTTGGCAGCTGAACAGGACCTGGGTGTTCCAGGGACATGGAGCGTCTCTTCAGCCACAGACCATGCTTCTGGATGAGGGCCACGAGAGGCTTTATGTTGGGGCCAAGAATACTCTGTTCTCCCTTAGCCTGGACCGGGTcaacacacaccacagagaG attCAGTGGGCCAGTACAGAATCTCAGATCCAGGAGTGTTTGATGAAGGGAAGGGATAAG TCGGAGTGTGCTAACTACATCAAGGTTCTGCAACAGTACAACCAGACCCATTTGCTGGTCTGTGGAACAGGAGCCTTTAACCCCATTTGTGTCCTGGTCAGAGTGGGACACACAGGGCAG GACAGGTTTGCTATTGAAGAAGACAGTATCATGAGTGGCAGAGGACGCTGTCCATACGACCCCAACAGTCCATGCACGTCTACGCTCTCCA gAGGAGAGCTGTATATTGGCCTGTACACTGACTATTGGGAGAATGATGGTGCTTTTTGTCGACTTAACAACCAGACCTACACACgcactgagagagacgacaggCAGCAACTAAATG AACCTAAATTTGTGGGGTCAGCGGTTATTCCTGACAACGATGACAGGGATGATGATAAAGTTTACTTCTTCTTCACTGAACGAGAGATTGATGCTGAGGGAGTGAACAAGGCTGTGTACACTCGTGTGGGGCGAGTCTGTGCG AATGACCAAGGAGGACAGAGAATGCTCGTGAATAGATGGAGCTCCTTCCTGAAAACTCGTCTTATCTGCTCTGTGGCTGGACCAAATGGCATTGACACACACTTTGATGAACTTG aggATGTGTTTGTGCTCAAGAACAAGGATGGAAAAAATCCACAAGTCTTTGGCCTCTTTAGCACAACAAG TGCGGTGTTTAAAGGCTATGCAGTGTGTGTCTATCATATGGATGACATAAGAGCAGCCTTTAATGGTCCATTTGCATACCGAGAGAGACCTGAGCATCACTGGACACCATATGACGACAGAGTCCCCTACCCTCGACCTGGATCT TGTGCCAGTAAAGTGAACAGCGGTGGCTTCTCCAGCTCCAAGGAGTTTCCCGATGAGGTATTGCGGTTTGTGCGCTCTCATCCTGTGATGTACCGTCCAGTCCTTCCCCAGCACCGTAGACCTGTCCTTTTGcagacagagccaggcagaAGAAAGCTGACCCAGATCGCTGTGGACAGAGTCCAAGCCCAGGATGGACACTACCATGTTCTTTACATCGGCACTG ACGACTCAGTGCTGTTGAAAGTTATCACCATCTACAATAAAGACACAGACACTATGGAGGAGGTGCTGCTGGAAGAGCTGCAAGTATTCAAG GTGCCAGCACCAATAAGAGAGATCATAATCTCACCTAAAAGG CAACAGCTGTATGTCGGGTCAGAAGTGGGTGTGGCTCAGGTCAGACTGCATCAGTGTGACCTCTATGGCTCAGAATGTGCTGATTGTTGTCTGGCCAGAGACCCCTACTGTGCCTGGGATGGTCTAACCTGCTCCAGATACTACCCTGCTGGAGTTTACACCAAAAG CAGACGATTCAGGCGGCAGGATGTTCGCCATGGCAACGCTGTCCAGCTGTGCAATGGGCTGCAAATTGATG atgaacAATGGCACAGAGGTGAGGAGAGGCTGGTGTACGGTGTGGAGAGCAACAGCACTTTACTCGAGTGTGTCCCTAGATCACTCCAAGCAAAGGTACTCTGGTTCTTACAGCAAGACGGAGAGAAACATGAG GTTCGAGGTGATGAGCGGATTATCATGACCTCCCACGGGCTGCTGTTTTTACGAGTGAGAAGCTCGGATGCTGGTGTGTACGTGTGCCAGACTGTGGAACATGGATATGTGCACACATTATTACGCATCTCTCTACACGTGCTCAGAGGGGAGAGGGTGGAGTCAGCGATCCACAGGGCTAATGATGGGGATGGAGAGAAAGCTGCACCTCCATGCCACTCCTCTATGGGCCACTCACCAGGCCCCAGCATCAGCCCCAGGGCTCTGGTGCCATCCTCAGTCCCAGGCCCCCACTCCAGGCTGTGGTACAAAGAGTTTCTCCAGCTGATTGGCTACGGGGATGCCCAGAAAGTAGAGGAATACTGTGAGAGAGTGTGGTGCTCTGATAAAAAACGTAAAAAGACCAAAAGGAAGTATGTTCCTCTGGGTGGCGAGAAGAAAgggaaagggagaggagaggagaactcCCACCGAGCGCCCAGGCACACCTTGGACACCTGA